The Henckelia pumila isolate YLH828 chromosome 2, ASM3356847v2, whole genome shotgun sequence genome includes a window with the following:
- the LOC140878535 gene encoding uncharacterized protein has translation MDERPVRNNRNPRYRNRNNNNEGNPPPPPPPQGLGLNHADLAAIAAIVANTLQGLGNTPVNGNPPPQAVPQVHGVKYHYESLRKNRAQTFKGDPDPEVGQYWLKNIETQLRLLEIPDEFKVDVVTPFLEEKAAKWWEAVSPPMIAAGPITWQQFKDTFLKQYYPAEVKLQKLSEFENFTQTQDMSVVEYTSKFNSLGTYAPTIMADDVLKMHRFKRGLSSRIQTALAVYHATSFADLMGAAIRAETDIKRREDENTNKRPLVGQSSTGKQPFKKPYQFTGTNKSTPSKPSNQEIKPCSTCGFKHFGECRRATGACFGCGKTGHRIADCPENKRKETEAKGSSTPNKPKENKPNARVFAITQEEVENANDVVAGTILINKTSAYVLFDCGATHSFISKRFAKKLGLTPEILEEPFRVATPTSKTIETHRVHRDCVINISEHVFQAELIQLPMVEFDAILGMDWLANNHALVDCRMKNVKLRTANHDEVIYHGKFKDQKSLLSASQTW, from the coding sequence ATGGACGAGAGACCAGTACGCAACAATCGTAACCCACGCTATAGAAACCGCAACAACAACAATGAAGGGAACCCTCCTCCTCCACCGCCACCGCAAGGGTTAGGCCTAAATCATGCTGACTTGGCAGCTATAGCAGCCATTGTGGCTAACACCCTTCAAGGGTTGGGAAACACGCCTGTAAATGGCAATCCACCACCACAGGCAGTACCACAGGTGCATGGGGTGAAGTATCATTACGAGTCACTGAGAAAGAATCGAGCCCAAACCTTCAAAGGAGATCCAGATCCTGAGGTTGGCCAATATTGGCTCAAGAATATCGAGACTCAACTCCGCCTACTCGAGATCCCTGATGAGTTCAAGGTGGATGTAGTAACACCCTTCTTGGAAGAAAAGGCCGCCAAGTGGTGGGAGGCAGTTTCACCACCTATGATAGCAGCTGGTCCAATCACGTGGCAACAATTTAAGGATACGTTCTTGAAACAGTACTATCCAGCCGAGGTTAAACTGCAGAAATTGAgtgaatttgaaaatttcactCAGACTCAGGATATGTCAGTGGTTGAATACACTTCAAAATTCAACTCACTCGGAACGTATGCTCCCACTATCATGGCTGATGATGTCTTGAAGATGCACCGTTTCAAAAGAGGTTTGAGCAGTCGTATTCAGACAGCTTTAGCAGTATACCATGCCACAAGTTTCGCTGATTTAATGGGAGCTGCAATTCGAGCTGAGACCGATATCAAGCGAAGGGAAGACGAGAACACGAACAAGAGACCACTTGTGGGGCAATCTTCAACAGGAAAACAGCCATTCAAGAAACCATATCAGTTTACTGGAACAAACAAGAGCACTCCTTCCAAACCAAGTAATCAAGAAATCAAACCATGTAGTACTTGTGGATTTAAACACTTCGGAGAATGCCGCAGAGCAACTGGCGCCTGTTTTGGATGTGGGAAGACTGGGCACCGCATTGCAGATTGCCCAGAAAACAAGAGGAAAGAAACTGAGGCAAAAGGTAGTTCAACTCCGAATAAACCAAAGGAGAACAAGCCGAATGCCCGAGTTTTTGCCATAACCCAAGAGGAAGTTGAGAATGCAAATGACGTTGTAGCAGGTACCATCCTAATCAACAAAACTTCTGCTTATGTGCTGTTTGATTGTGGTGCTACGCATTCATTTATATCTAAGAGGTTTGCTAAGAAGTTAGGACTTACTCCTGAGATACTTGAGGAACCTTTTAGAGTAGCAACTCCCACTAGCAAAACAATTGAAACACATAGGGTTCATAGAGATTGTGTAATTAACATCAGTGAACACGTATTTCAAGCTGAACTCATTCAGCTCCCCATGGTAGAATTTGATGCCATTTTAGGAATGGATTGGCTAGCAAATAACCATGCTTTAGTAGATTGTCGCATGAAGAATGTCAAATTGAGAACTGCAAATCACGACGAAGTCATTTATCATGGCAAATTCAAGGATCAAAAGTCTCTTTTATCTGCTTCTCAAACGTGGTAA